One genomic segment of Mesoterricola silvestris includes these proteins:
- a CDS encoding FYDLN acid domain-containing protein, giving the protein MANLGKKWTCFGCGAKFYDFTKPEALCPKCGANQKEAPAKPKAVKKEKAALQIDDDFIPEGEVDPATEDTLEESLGISGARAEGVDPGDLQMDDYDE; this is encoded by the coding sequence ATGGCGAATCTTGGAAAGAAATGGACCTGTTTCGGATGCGGAGCGAAGTTCTACGACTTCACGAAACCTGAGGCCCTGTGCCCCAAGTGCGGCGCGAACCAGAAGGAAGCACCCGCCAAGCCCAAGGCCGTCAAGAAGGAGAAGGCGGCGCTCCAGATCGATGACGACTTCATCCCCGAAGGCGAGGTGGATCCGGCCACCGAGGACACCCTGGAGGAAAGCCTCGGCATCTCCGGCGCCCGGGCCGAGGGCGTGGACCCCGGCGACCTGCAGATGGACGACTACGACGAATAG